The DNA sequence CCACCCCCCATGACCTCAGGAGGCAACAGCAAGTATATTAGCCGGAAATTCACGTCACTGGTTTGCGCAGCCACTCGTTGCCAAGCTGAGTTTGTGGCGCTCAATCAAAGCTCAATGGAAAATGTTACGTTTTAATTGTAAACAACAGGATAGTTACTAAGGAAATAACTCGGAAAGAGCACTTTGAATCACTCctctaaatgtaaaacatattgTATGTTATCTATGAATGCTTATCTCAAATGTACTAGACTCCTTccgccaacacagctgaggatcgttatcaggccctgattagctgatcgtttgaaacacctgtgttggctgtgggagacatggaaaacaggctgaataggcgtactcgaggaccggggttgaaAACCACTGTACTAGATGATCACCCAAAGAAATATAATATGCAGCTGACTTTTTGTTCAGTGTCATGAATAAGTCAATTTAACATTCAGGCGATTCTTATGTTCTTACAGCACAGCAAAATGCAACATAATCCCTAATCTTTCCATTTCTCAGGTTTCCAGGCGGGCAGAGGCGTTCAGGAGCAGACCACGATGCAGGAATTAAGGAGCATGCTGGCTGAGATGAAGGAGATGCTGAATCAGCAGGTAACTTGTTTGTGATTCTGTCTGGTCAAGAAAATCTTGTATCatttgttaaaaacattttcggCTTTGTCGCATGTCGCGTATCCAGTCAGATGTGAAACACAGGACATGATGATAGGTAGATGTTGGCACAAGAATTATTCACAAGGCAATGTTTTGATATGCACAAGCAATCAAGTTGTGCTTACAATACAATTATATGTAAGACTATTAATGTAGCCTACTGAGACTTACTGGTAAAAGGTGACGAATGGAGCCTGAGTTGCAATTATGCttaatgtgcttttatttttgggcgAGATTGCTTTTGCAATAAAATCAACTTCTCGTAAAAAGTGACCTGCTGGGTTTCTGgaactgttttgttttcaggGGAATGTGAAATCAGTGACGGGAatctttacaacaacaaaaaaaagaaaaaagctcaaatcagatattttatttattatatcagGCAATGGCCTGAATTCTTATTTCATTTACTTATTCTATATGACTTATTCTAAAGACAGAAATAGTTGATGCATAAATGTAGATTAATTTGAGTTTTTCCTATATTTTCGTCCAAGATAAAAGAGACCAACTTTCTGAGGAACACCATCACAGAGTGTCTTCCTTGTGGTAAGTGAACGGGAAACACTGACTGAACTTTCCCCCACTCTTTGAATTAGTtccttccttaaaaaaaaaaaaaagcacaatattatgCCTTCATCAGTTGAGGAAGGACCTTTtttgtaggggtgtgccccaaaaatcgattctcataagaatcgcgattctcatttagtacgattcagaatcgattttaaatgcccccaaatcgattttatttcaattattttatactgtcttctctttgtttgtgtgtgcctttattgggagctcggttcatgttgtacctgatttggccacttaggggcagtgtggttccacgcgatctgatacactgttaaattgtagccacattagagagtagaaggaaaaagtcaccatcaagttattccaataaaaattgtttttttgcagcgtagagccgttcttttgagtgataaaagtgccatgaGAAGAgcattaattagcattagcaagtcagactggagtagatcattacaattccttgaacatctttaaatttaagcaaaaatcattgtcaatcaaattattttgaagcaaaaatcgtccccaatcgaaaatcgattcttaatcgaatcgcacaacccaaaatcggaatcaaatggaatcatgagacattcaaagattcccacccctactatttTGTCCGACATAGAAAGGTCAACAAAGGCATCCTTTGCGtttgatgtggaaaaaaatgtcctcaacacCATTCAATGCTTTTGGCCAAATATTGTGTGCAGGTCCCGATGGAAGGCCAACCAACCCAGGACCACATCCAGGTCCAGGCCAGTACGAAATGCCCTCTCCGTGTCCACCTGGAACGTGTTTCCGACAGGACATGTGCATTCCCTCTTCAACGGGAGGCTTCCAGTGCGCTCCCTGTCCTGACGGATATACGGGGGATGGGGTTCACTGCAATGACATAGACGAGGTACTGATCTGAGctcaaattggcaaaaaaacaacatgacacTAATTAGTTGTTATGTTGTGTTTTAGTGCCAGTTCAATCCATGTTTTCCTGGCGTAAAGTGCGAGAACACCGCGCCTGGGTTCCGATGTGACAAATGTCCTTCGGGATATACTGGACCAGAATTAACCGGAGTTGGAGTATCGTATGCTCAAGATAACAAACAGGTTTTGGTCTTTTTCAGTGTTGGGAAGTAATTACAAATACTTtgtgttattgtatttatttacatgtgaCTTTACTAGAGTACTGATCTTTCCAATTACTGACATTTAACAGACATTGATTCCTTACTTTGCTAAAAACGACTCGCtacttttttaacataaaaaaacatacagtacttaGAGAGAGGTAAAGTCAACAGTTGAAATCTTGGAGACtagatataaaaaaacaaacatggagaACCATTAACCATAAACAATGGTGCAAAGATTTGAAgaagcaagatggccgccaatgGCCTTTGTCAATTTGTTTGATGTTGTCGGCCTCACAAATGATTCAAGGCAAATATTTTGTGACTTgagctagcaaaaaaaaacaacaacaatgtaccGCATTTCATAAATTACTATCTAATctgaaaaatgacataaaagtGAAAGCGTTTCTGCAGACTTCACACCTCGCTTTCTAGTCGCAGGTAAATATGAAATCAGAGttaaagggtaagtcaaccttaaacatttcttgacaataacatgttatatgtgacctcgctagtctaaacatgacattctgatgaatattacatttgtggaatatgagttatgccgcaaaatccagccgtttttagccatctcaggggggcggccattttgccacatgctgttgactgacgatgacatcacggttgctcggTGCTCTGGctacggccaatcacagctcacctgtttcctgaagctgagctatgattggttgttacctgagacctgagtggcaaaatggccgccttctgatattgataaaaactgctagatttgactgcttaactcatataccGTATTTATACTAGCggggctgcaaagaacataaacataaatatttttttgtcattcatgtTTCTTCAAGGTGTGTGAGGATATAGACGAGTGCCAGCTGAGTCCACCTGACCTCGGAGGCTGCACTGCCAACTCCCACTGCCACAACACCATAGTAAGACCATCAAATAAGATCAAACCGCAGAGCCATTCGCAAAAGCTCCTTTTGAAACCACCCGCCTGGTGACCGCGCGCCGGTCCACTCCAGGGCTCCTTCCGCTGCGGAGACTGTAAAAATGGCTTCACGGGTGACCAGGCAAGCGGCTGCCGGGGCACCAGACTCTGTCCCAACGGGCAGCCCAACCCATGCGACGCCAACGGCGAATGTGTCGTGCAGAGAGACGGCAGTATTAGCTGTGTGGTGAGATCAACAAAATGACCTCCCTGACCACGCCCCTGAATTATTGTTGTGAGATGGTATTGTGctgtttttgtgccttttttgtgtgttagtgTGGTGTGGGTTGGGCCGGCAATGGCTATAAGTGTGGAAAGGACACCGATATTGATGCATATCCTGACATTAATCTTGACTGCCCAGAAAACAACTGTAATAAGGTTACGCATAAATCTCTCTTACTCTTTACCTTCCTAATATGTACCTTTGAACCCAACCTTCTTACCTCCCTAGCCCCTCCCACCCACTTTCTACCTACCTAGTGTATGTAATCAATTATataaagatgacaaaaaaataattatcttttCAATGTTGTTTCCAGGACAACTGTATGTTTGTTCCAAATTCTGGCCAGGAAGATGCCGACAGAGACGGGATGGGCGACGCCTGTGATGACGACGCAGACAGCGACGGCCTCATTAACATAGACGtgaatgaatacacgcacacacacacgcccattcacgtactcacccacatcccaaaaaaaaaaaagagagagcaatgatgatgacatgtcaaattggtaaaattaccgaatgaacaatactgagctctccgggaaaaaataaataaataaataaacatagaCGTAGCTAATAGATTCCTACATGCAGTCACTattctgtgaataactttattcgtcccattttttttgttacattttagcgtttatgggatgaaactgaatgaatttacacacacacaaaaaaaagtgtttttcacaggacggCGACAAAATATTTCCAACTCTGAGGCAATAATGTAACAGTGTGTTTGAACATCCCAGGATAATTGCTGGCTGGTTCCTAATGTGGACCAGAAGAACAGCGATAAGGATCTCCATGGCGACGCCTGTGACAACTGCAGAACGGTGGAAAATCCATCCCAGAAAGATACAGACCAAGATGGGCTGGGAGATGAGTGTGATGACGACATGGACGGCGATGGTAAGTTTGTCAACATCACTTCACGCGAAATGTCGGAAGGGCTCGGTCACAAACACGTTTTCGGAAATAGGCAGCGAACAAAAGGTTTACTTTGTGGTGTCATTTCACAGTTGATGGGTGGGAAAGCACTTCAGAAACCCAACTTTGTTTATATGCACTAAGAAGTCAAATTTCCGTAATAAGTGGCTGTAATTACAgggtgttatttttgtaaatgtcaTGCAGTGGTTAAAGTCAAAGTTTGGATGTTTGGCTAAGTGGGTTATTACTGTTTTTATTGcatcaaatgacatttaaaagagCCAAATGTCCATTTGAGGTATTGAAAGACACTTTTGTGTTAACTAAATCACCACCGTCCTGTTTTTAATGCCTACtcttagaagaagaaaaataaccaTATTCAAGAGGAcggtgttgacatttaacattttcaatttatatttttactgtatatatatgtgatataactatgtgtggttaaatgaataatactgtgataatgattttgtgagcTACATTTGAACTTCTAACTCCCCAccatctcttgagataagaatgtgtatgttttaaaagttgtcaaagtctcatgttattagtcatttggtcgtaaaaactgaaggtccaaggtcaaagcctgtctacatcatttcgccaaagctggtggggagctgagatggacatgtcagtatcttgtgcctgcttattttaaacactatctctttgtcaaatgtaagaggcggagagaaccttttctactagtataaagacACTGCGACTTTtcatattcgacacactggaagcttaacatcacctttcgaatgtaagctttttttcctgtgtcttaagagctcttaataaatccttgcaaaggAAACTTTTTCAttagatctcaattctgatttatttgaacacgcaaaaggtTACACAtcataataaagtaatcaaataaagccttcaaCGGTTAGCATACCTAGCTAAATATGCTAAAGTAGAAAAACAAGTATGTCAGGTGAGGATAGACGTGACTCGCACTCTTCATCCTGTTCTCGCCCTCACCTGACAATGTGTTATCTCTTCAACATCCTCCCGCTCGTTTCTCTGCCGGTTTACAATTCCCACCTCCGCTTGTTAGGACATTTTCGGTACATTCAAGTTAATGATAGTTAATGCGTCACCAGTTCTGATGAAAACAGTGTGAAATGTTCCGAGTGTAATTGCAGGAGTTTTCCCTTAAATGCCCATTTTCCTCATGTTTTCCACTGGAGACTTCAACTCCTCGTGCGTACCGTTGTTTCCCGGACATATTGTGTTCAACATTCCTCAACcttacttatttaaaaaatatatatcttttttttttttcccaagagaaattttaccgatttgacatcatcatcattgctctatttttatttttatttttatttttatttttatttttatttttatttttatttttatttttatttttatttttatttttatttttatttttatttttatttttatttttatttttatttttatttttatttttattttttaattaaaaaaaaaatttttttttacatttttttttttttacatttttttttaaaattttgtatgtgggtgagtatgtgcatgtgtgcgtgcgtgtgagtgtgtgtgtactcattagcaACATTCCTCAACCTTCTAATCCTTAGATCTGatgttgttttgatttgaataatgtttgGTCACGACTTTCTCGTCCCCGAAAATATTTTCCATCCAGGCGTCTGCCAAGCATTGAGGAGCTCTGGAAAATATTTgacctttgttttaaaaacacacgGCCATTTGGCCAGCTACTTGTCTGGGTAGAGTTTAGGACTGTTTATGATTCATTCCGCACTTTCACACACTCCTCAGCCAccgtcaaataaaataaaaatgtttgtttgtttgtcagatTTGAAGAATAATGTGGACAATTGCCCGCATGTGGCTAACCCGGACCAAAGCGACAAAGATAGTGACGGCGTGGGAGATGCTTGTGACAGCTGTCCTGACATGGCTAATCCTAACCAGGTAACTAACCAAACAACCTTCACTTCAACATTTACCTGAAACGCTTAcaagcctttttctttttcccggTCGCAGTCAGACTCGGACGATGACCTGGTAGGAGATACATGTGATGACAACATTGACACGTAGGCACTCATCCATCGGGTCTTTAATTGGTTCAGTTACACGCAAAGATTAGGCCAAATTATGTAATGAAGTAAATATTAATGCTTTGAATGGATATCTGTCTGGCTGGAGATTGCATAAGAAAGTGTGTTTTATGAGAGATATTAATTATAATGCTAACGATAAgctattttcttttgtttggttctttgtttttttttacattttaaaaatttgtcaTAGAGTATATCTGatctttttggacttttttgagAGAATAAAATCTTTGGCACCGTTGATCTTGGTAACTTCAAGGACAATAGCATTTTTATGAACTCTTTATTTAGAGCTCTAGAATATATTGTATTGTTGAAGAGTAGGAATAATGTTCCCACTTTAACTCTAAGCGTTGCCAGATAATTGGAGGTGAAACTACAATAATACATAAAACtcaataatcacattttagggctgaaattttttaattacatatctgGAAACTTTGTAAGTTTACATGACAATGAATGAGAATTTGTGTTTACaaatacagtgttttttttttttttttttttgtatagctccaaattgtgtgcattttataactatacatttgtttgttttcaacttATATGTTCTGTCCACTAAATTCCTATATCCCCTCTAAATGTGCACTCCTGAACTTCCTCCTCTTTCGCAGTGACGGAGACGGCCATCAGAACACCAAAGACAACTGTCCCAATGTCATCAACTCGTCTCAGTTGGACACAGACAAGGATGGCATGGTGGCAAACTAgtcatttgtcttcatttgaaTCTTATTCAAGAGAACCAGATATgctaactcattttttttttgtgcgacaATGACTAAAGAAAAGGCATCTTTCGATGAATGTGGGTCTAAATGAAGGTGTAGTTCCAATTTTGAGACATAGGAGGCAATCCTTTATCGCGCTCAGTTCCTGATTCATCAGTGCCAACTAACActtccaagatggccgcccccatAAAATCAGGCTTCACCGCCCTAGAAAAATGTCCAAGAAAGCGACGCTTACAAATTCATAGAAGACTGAGAAAGTAAATGTAGTGGTTTAACTTGAGTGTGAGTACATCAGCATGTTATAATATGTGAATGTTATTCATGAAATATTGACAGAAGTCTGGATTAAGACCACCATTTAATCTAACCAGGAACCAGCTGATGATGACAGTGCCTCAGTTGTGGCTACAATTAGTGCTGGGAAaacgaagcttcatgaagcacttgaaatgttttttgactcctctagatggcgatctaggtttaaagataaagactagtgcaatggaaatcaATTTCATTTCGACTACATTtgtaaaccaagagcaccatctagaggtctaaaaaaaaaaaagtgcttcataaagcttcgGTTTCCCTCCACTGTGATGGGAAAACGAAGCTTCATGAATCTTCGTTTTCCTATCACTAGCTAAAAGTAGTgaagggaaaatgaagcttcatgaagcacttgtgatatattttttttagaactctagatggtgctcttggtttaaaaatgaagcttcatgaagcacttgtgataaaaaaaattttttttagaactctagatggtgctcttggtttaaaaatgaagcttcattaaGCTttgttttcccatcactacGTAAAAGTAGCGATGGGAAAACGAagtttcatgaagcacttgtgatttttttttagacctctagatggtgctcttggtttaaaaatgaagctttatgaagcacttgtgatatttttttagaactctagatggtgctcttggtttaaaaatgaagcttcatcaAGCTTAGTTTTCCCATCGCTACTTTTACGTAGTGACGGGAAAACGAagtttcatgaagcacttgtgatctttttttagacctctagatggtgctattagtttaaaaattgaagcttcatgaagcacttgtgattttttttagacctctaggtggtgctcttggtttaaaaatgaagcttcacTACTTTTTAGCTTAAAAGTAGAGATGGGAAAACGAACTTTCATGAAACACTTTAAACCAAacgcaccatctagaggagtcaaaaaatatttcaagtgcttcatgaagcttcatttttcaaGCATTGGCTAAAAGTGCAAATAATATGATTTCAAAATGAATATGATCCAAgtttcaaaatttaatttggcaAGATGGcaacccaaaaataataataataaaaaaagtttccaGAAGTGTTTAAAGGTCTCACTCTAAAATCCACATATATTGTCAGGGAGATGAAtgtgatgacgatgacgataacGACGGCATCAAGGACGATGAAGACAACTGTCGATTGGTAGCCAACCCAGACCAAAAGGATTCGGATAGTGAGTAAATGCATCAATATTTTAGTCGCACTCTTATTGGAGTGTGTTCAAAGTGGCGCTTGCGTGTTTGTGTTTCAGACGACAACGTGGGGGACGCGTGCCATGGCGATTTTGACAAAGACAACGTCATCGACGTCGTCGACCACTGTCCAGAGAACGCTGAGGTCACCCTGACGGA is a window from the Vanacampus margaritifer isolate UIUO_Vmar chromosome 3, RoL_Vmar_1.0, whole genome shotgun sequence genome containing:
- the thbs4a gene encoding thrombospondin-4a, which encodes MMSVWPGVVALSLVLHQLLITATAQGIVYDLLVSPDCLPDLLQGSLKNKGRDEAFLLSSFKLQNKTPTSLYSVINPKDNSKYLELNVQAKLSKVILRYQKTDGRYGTTSFNHGSLADGNDHHVLLHASGLQRGPPRLNIYVDCRLVHTLDELPAAFGSIPRGPNSVALRTLQGGMTDMKLVLDDTIENVATLQDCSRDQEEPLKLLSFQAGRGVQEQTTMQELRSMLAEMKEMLNQQIKETNFLRNTITECLPCGPDGRPTNPGPHPGPGQYEMPSPCPPGTCFRQDMCIPSSTGGFQCAPCPDGYTGDGVHCNDIDECQFNPCFPGVKCENTAPGFRCDKCPSGYTGPELTGVGVSYAQDNKQVCEDIDECQLSPPDLGGCTANSHCHNTIGSFRCGDCKNGFTGDQASGCRGTRLCPNGQPNPCDANGECVVQRDGSISCVCGVGWAGNGYKCGKDTDIDAYPDINLDCPENNCNKDNCMFVPNSGQEDADRDGMGDACDDDADSDGLINIDDNCWLVPNVDQKNSDKDLHGDACDNCRTVENPSQKDTDQDGLGDECDDDMDGDDLKNNVDNCPHVANPDQSDKDSDGVGDACDSCPDMANPNQSDSDDDLVGDTCDDNIDTDGDGHQNTKDNCPNVINSSQLDTDKDGMGDECDDDDDNDGIKDDEDNCRLVANPDQKDSDNDNVGDACHGDFDKDNVIDVVDHCPENAEVTLTDFRAYQTIVLDPEGDSQIDPNWVVLNQGMEIVQTMNSDPGLAVGYTAFSGVDFEGTFHVNTVTDDDYAGFIFGYQDSSSFYVVMWKQTEQTYWQAAPFRAVAEPGIQLKAVKSKTGPGEYLRNSLWHTGDTPEQVRLLWKDPRNVGWKDKVSYRWFLQHRPQVGYIRARFFEGSDLVADTGVILDTSMRGGRLGVFCFSQENIIWSNLKYRCNDTIPDDYEHFSAQNIN